In Haemophilus parainfluenzae, the sequence ACAGAAAAAATGGCAGAAGCAGAACAAGTAACGGCGACCATTTGTCGCCGTATTGAAGCATTAAAGTGCGGTCTAAATTCAGCTGAAATTGGCATCCGCCCCTTGGTTGTGGAGAGAACAGAATGAAAATAATCATCTTAGGTGCAGGGCAAGTAGGCACAACACTTGCGGCAAATTTAGTGAGTGAAGATAACGATATCACGCTAGTCGATAATGAATCCCAACATTTGCAGAATTTGCAAGATAAGCATGATTTACGTGTGGTTAAAGGTTCGCCTTCTTCACCCAAGATTTTACGAGATGCTGGGGCAGCAGATGCAGACTTGATGGTTGCCGTAACCGCATCTGATGAAACTAATATGATTGCTTGCCAGTTGGGATATACACTTTTCAACACACCAACCCGTATTGCACGTATTCGTAATGCGGAATATTTGCGTGAGAAAGATAAATTATTTAATGATGAAAACGTACCAATCGATCATCTGATTTCGCCAGAGAATTTAGTTACAGATGAGATTACACGCTTAATTGCTTATCCAGGTGCGTTGCAAGTGGCGCATTTTGCTAATAATCGGATTAGCATTGTGATTGTAAAAGCGTATTACGGTGGTCCTCTAGTGGGTTATGCGTTATCCGCTATTAAAGAGCATATGCCACATATTGATTGCCGAATCATTTCAATTTTACGTAATGATAAATTAATTCGCCCGCAAGGTTCGACCATTATTGAGGCGGGAGACGAAATTACCTTCATTTGTGCGACAGAGCACATTAAAGCGGTAATGAGCGAATTACAACGCCTTGAGAAAACCTACAAGCGTATCATGATTGTGGGCAGTGGGAATATTGCCTCAGGTGTAGCAAAACAGCTAGAAGATAAGTATCAAGTAAAACTCATTGAGCGTGATGGTGAAAAAGCAAAAGTGTTGGCTGAGAAACTCTCTAAAACCCTTGTTTTCCATGGTGATGCTTCTGACCAGAATTTACTTTTTGAAGAGCATATTGAGAACGTCGATGTCTTTTTATCATTAAGTGCGGACGATGAAGCCAATATTATGTCGGCATTACTGGCAAAACGTCTGGGTGCCAAAAAGGCGATGGTACTGATTCAGCGCATGGCATATATCAATTTGATTCAAGGCGGAACCATTGATATCGCGGTTTCACCACAACAAGCGACAATTTCCGCTTTATTAGGACATGTGCGTAAAGGGGATATCAAAAATGTGGCCTCTTTGCGTCATGGTACCGCGGAAGCCATTGAACTAGTTGTGCATGGCGATGCGACAACATCCAATGTGGTTGGAAGACAAATTGGCGATATAAAGCTGCCTGTAGGGGCAATGATTGCGGCAATTTTACGTAAAAATGAAGTAATCATTGCTCGTCGTCAGGTTGTTATTGAAGAAGGCGATAATGTGATTGTTTATATTAATGA encodes:
- the trkA gene encoding Trk system potassium transporter TrkA, whose product is MKIIILGAGQVGTTLAANLVSEDNDITLVDNESQHLQNLQDKHDLRVVKGSPSSPKILRDAGAADADLMVAVTASDETNMIACQLGYTLFNTPTRIARIRNAEYLREKDKLFNDENVPIDHLISPENLVTDEITRLIAYPGALQVAHFANNRISIVIVKAYYGGPLVGYALSAIKEHMPHIDCRIISILRNDKLIRPQGSTIIEAGDEITFICATEHIKAVMSELQRLEKTYKRIMIVGSGNIASGVAKQLEDKYQVKLIERDGEKAKVLAEKLSKTLVFHGDASDQNLLFEEHIENVDVFLSLSADDEANIMSALLAKRLGAKKAMVLIQRMAYINLIQGGTIDIAVSPQQATISALLGHVRKGDIKNVASLRHGTAEAIELVVHGDATTSNVVGRQIGDIKLPVGAMIAAILRKNEVIIARRQVVIEEGDNVIVYINDKKSVSEIEKLFQPSAFFI